A region from the Spea bombifrons isolate aSpeBom1 chromosome 7, aSpeBom1.2.pri, whole genome shotgun sequence genome encodes:
- the NTN3 gene encoding netrin-3 encodes MPPLLQLFLFSIFPMLPHSASPPFSAQQQPQPIPDPCYDENSLPRRCVPEFVNAAFGKEVQASSVCGRPATRQCDASDPKRAHPASYLTDLNTAGNMTCWRSETFPRHSQQNVSLTLSLGKKFEVTYVSLQFCSPRPESVAIFKSMDYGKNWVPYQFYSSQCRRLYGKPSRASVTKQNEQEALCTDGHTDLHPLTGGLIAFSTLDGRPSAQDFDGSPVLQDWVTATDIRVVFSFPHLQGYKDSELSKDGPGFYYSVGEFQVGGRCKCNGHASRCSKDKEGRLVCDCKHNTEGPECDRCKPFHYDRPWQRANARESNECLACTCNLHARRCRFNMELYKLSGRKSGGVCLNCRHNTAGRHCHYCKEGFYRDVSRPITDRRACKACDCHPVGAAGKTCNQTTGQCPCKDGVTGLTCNRCAKGYQQSRSPIAPCIKIPAVVPTPALTSTEEPADCEQYCKPPKGNYKINLKKYCKKDFVVQVNVLEMEMVGSWAKFTINILSVYKCRDDRVKRGDNVLWIHIKDLSCKCPKILLSRRYLVMGTSEGPGERPGLTADKNSMVILWRDAWTRRLRKLQRREKKGKCLKP; translated from the exons ATGCCCCCTCTTCTCCAGCTCTTCCTCTTCTCGATCTTCCCCATGCTCCCCCATTCTGCATCACCACCATTTTCAGCGCAACAGCAGCCGCAACCTATCCCCGATCCTTGCTATGATGAGAACAGCCTTCCCCGTCGCTGTGTACCTGAGTTTGTCAACGCGGCTTTTGGCAAAGAGGTGCAAGCTTCAAGCGTCTGTGGACGTCCGGCTACACGTCAATGTGATGCCTCAGACCCAAAACGCGCCCACCCAGCCTCTTACCTGACGGACCTCAATACAGCGGGAAATATGACCTGCTGGAGATCAGAAACCTTTCCCCGGCATTCACAGCAGAACGTCAGTCTCACGCTTTCACTGGGGAAAAAGTTTGAGGTGACCTATGTCAGCCTCCAATTCTGCTCTCCTCGGCCAGAGTCTGTGGCCATTTTCAAATCCATGGATTACGGGAAGAATTGGGTCCCATACCAGTTCTACTCATCCCAGTGTCGTCGGTTGTACGGAAAACCTAGCCGTGCCAGTGTCACTAAACAAAACGAGCAAGAGGCACTCTGCACAGACGGACACACAGACCTCCATCCTCTCACTGGTGGTCTCATAGCCTTCAGTACCCTGGATGGACGGCCATCTGCCCAGGACTTTGACGGTAGCCCAGTGCTCCAGGACTGGGTGACGGCTACAGATATCCGTGTGGTCTTCAGTTTTCCCCATCTGCAGGGGTACAAGGACTCAGAACTGAGCAAAGACGGTCCAGGTTTCTACTATTCCGTGGGAGAATTCCAAGTTGGTGGTAGATGCAAGTGCAATGGGCATGCATCCCGCTGCAGCAAAGACAAAGAGGGCCGGCTTGTATGCGATTGCAAGCACAATACCGAGGGACCAGAGTGTGATCGGTGTAAGCCCTTCCATTATGATCGACCATGGCAAAGGGCCAATGCCCGGGAGTCCAATGAATGCTTGG CTTGCACCTGTAACCTGCATGCCCGCCGTTGTCGTTTTAATATGGAACTCTACAAGTTATCGGGAAGGAAGAGCGGCGGGGTATGTCTCAACTGCCGGCACAACACAGCAGGGAGGCACTGCCACTACTGCAAGGAGGGATTCTACAGGGACGTCAGCCGCCCCATCACCGACCGCAGGGCCTGCAAAG CCTGTGACTGCCATCCGGTGGGAGCAGCAGGTAAGACCTGCAATCAGACCACAGGGCAGTGCCCTTGCAAAGATGGCGTGACTGGCCTAACTTGCAACCGCTGTGCCAAAGGATATCAGCAGAGCCGATCACCCATCGCACCCTGTATTA AAATCCCAGCTGTGGTCCCTACGCCCGCTCTCACCAGTACAGAAGAGCCAGCAG ATTGTGAGCAATATTGCAAACCTCCAAAAGGAAACTACAAGATCAacttgaagaaatactgcaaaAAAGACTTTG TGGTCCAAGTGAACGTGTTAGAGATGGAGATGGTTGGATCATGGGCAAAGTTTACTATCAACATCCTCTCTGTCTACAAGTGCCGGGACGATAGAGTAAAACGTGGGGACAACGTCTTGTGGATCCACATCAAAGATTTGTCCTGCAAGTGCCCTAAGATCCTCCTGAGCCGTAGATATCTGGTGATGGGCACCAGCGAAGGCCCTGGAGAAAGACCAGgtctgacagcagataaaaacaGCATGGTCATCCTTTGGAGGGATGCATGGACCAGACGCCTTCGGAAATTGCAACGCagagagaagaaaggaaaaTGCCTGAAACCATGA